GTCCGTTCCCCACGGGATGCCGCCTCAGACCGCTCCGCGCCCGGCGCCGACCGTGATCCCGAAGACCATCACCGAGACCAACCCCGATCTCTTGGCGCAACAGGCCGACGCGCTCTTCGTAGAGCGCCGCTACAGCGAGGCCGTGCCCGTCTATCGTCGTCTCCTCGAGCTCAGGCCGGACGATGTCGAGGCTCACAACGATCTCGGTTTGGCACTGCACTACATGGGCGACTCCGACGGCGCACGCACACAACTGCGCGCCGGTGCAGCCAAAGACGTGGCGCACCAGCGGATCTGGCTGACCCTTGGCTTCGTGAG
The sequence above is drawn from the Thiocapsa rosea genome and encodes:
- a CDS encoding tetratricopeptide repeat protein, whose translation is MPRLSPLQWLLFAVLMFFYGFTVFAVTRDYYIRHAARPAVAAAPSVPHGMPPQTAPRPAPTVIPKTITETNPDLLAQQADALFVERRYSEAVPVYRRLLELRPDDVEAHNDLGLALHYMGDSDGARTQLRAGAAKDVAHQRIWLTLGFVSLQAGDAAEARTALERARDLGADTGVGQEATRLLDLIEEQ